The proteins below are encoded in one region of uncultured Desulfovibrio sp.:
- a CDS encoding hydrogenase small subunit, which produces MRIAVGLGKNDADKRLEGAGVSRRDFMKFCTAVAVTMGMGPAFAPEVAAALTGKRPSVVYLHFAECTGCSEALLRTYKPFLDSLILDTISLDYHETIMAAAGEAAEDALNKAVENPDGFICVVEGAVPTADMGKFGYVAGHTMYDIGKRILPKAKAVITMGTCAAYGGVQAAAPNPTQAKGVNECYADLGIKAINIPGCPPNPLNLVGTIVAYLTGKPIELDDNGRPIMFYGKSVHEQCERLKHFEAGEFAPSFNSEEARKGWCLYELGCKGPNTFNNCPKALFNETNWPVRAGHPCIGCSEPSFWDEMTPFYQN; this is translated from the coding sequence ATGCGTATTGCCGTGGGACTGGGCAAAAACGATGCGGACAAGCGCCTGGAAGGCGCTGGCGTCAGCCGCCGCGACTTCATGAAATTCTGTACGGCGGTGGCCGTGACCATGGGCATGGGGCCGGCCTTTGCGCCTGAAGTGGCCGCCGCCCTTACGGGCAAGCGCCCCTCTGTGGTCTATCTGCACTTTGCCGAATGCACGGGCTGCTCCGAAGCCCTGCTGCGCACCTACAAACCCTTCCTTGATTCCCTGATCCTCGACACCATTTCGCTGGACTACCATGAAACCATCATGGCCGCCGCCGGCGAAGCTGCCGAAGATGCCCTGAACAAGGCCGTGGAAAATCCCGACGGCTTCATCTGCGTTGTGGAAGGCGCCGTGCCCACCGCCGATATGGGCAAATTCGGCTATGTGGCCGGCCACACCATGTATGACATCGGCAAGCGCATCCTGCCCAAGGCCAAGGCCGTCATCACCATGGGCACCTGTGCCGCCTACGGTGGCGTGCAGGCGGCTGCCCCCAATCCGACCCAGGCCAAGGGCGTCAACGAATGCTACGCCGATCTGGGCATCAAGGCCATCAACATCCCCGGCTGCCCGCCCAATCCCCTGAACCTGGTGGGGACCATCGTGGCCTATCTCACGGGCAAGCCCATTGAACTGGATGACAATGGCCGTCCCATCATGTTCTACGGCAAGTCGGTGCATGAGCAGTGCGAACGCCTGAAGCACTTTGAAGCCGGCGAATTTGCGCCTTCCTTCAATTCGGAAGAAGCCCGCAAGGGCTGGTGCCTGTATGAACTGGGCTGCAAGGGTCCCAATACCTTCAACAACTGCCCCAAGGCCCTGTTCAATGAAACCAACTGGCCTGTCCGCGCCGGGCATCCCTGCATCGGTTGCAGCGAACCCAGCTTCTGGGATGAAATGACGCCCTTCTATCAGAACTAG